In Equus asinus isolate D_3611 breed Donkey chromosome 13, EquAss-T2T_v2, whole genome shotgun sequence, one DNA window encodes the following:
- the CENPV gene encoding centromere protein V, whose protein sequence is MRRARSSAAAKPREQKRPGASAAPAAIASAAAASRARRPAGQARGGSRAAARQSAAKRRPRQSSPRAQEASPGEPPPELAPLPPPPPPPATPASSADLGEQRERWETFQKRQRLTFEGAAKLLLDTFEYQGLVKHTGGCHCGAVRFEVWASADLHIFDCNCSICKKKQNRHFIVPASRFKLLKGAESITTYTFNTHKAQHTFCKRCGVQSFYTPRSNPGGFGIAPHCLDEGTVRSVVIEEFNGSDWEKAMKEHKTIKNMSKE, encoded by the exons ATGCGGCGGGCCAGGAGCAGCGCGGCGGCCAAGCCACGCGAGCAGAAGCGGCCTGGGGCCTCTGCGGCCCCCGCAGCCATAGCCTCGGCCGCAGCCGCCAGCCGCGCACGGCGCCCCGCGGGCCAGGCCAGGGGCGGGAGCCGGGCGGCGGCGAGGCAGTCGGCGGCGAAGCGGCGGCCGAGGCAGTCGTCGCCGCGGGCCCAGGAGGCGAGCCCCGGGGAGCCGCCGCCGGAGCTagcaccgctgccgccgccgccgccgccccccgcgACCCCGGCGTCCTCGGCGGACCTGGGCGAGCAGCGGGAGCGCTGGGAGACGTTCCAGAAGCGGCAGAGGCTCACCTTCGAGGGCGCCGCCAAGCTGCTGTTGGACACCTT tgaaTACCAGGGCCTGGTGAAACACACCGGAGGCTGCCACTGTGGAGCAGTCCGCTTTGAAGTTTGGGCCTCGGCAGACTTGCACATTTTTGACTGCAA CTGCAGTATTTGCAAGAAGAAGCAGAATAGACACTTCATTGTTCCGGCTTCTCGCTTCAAGCTCCTGAAG GGAGCTGAGAGCATAACCACATACACGTTCAACACGCACAAAGCGCAGCACACCTTCTGTAAGAGATGTGGCGTTCAGAGCTTTTACACTCCCCGCTCAAACCCCGGAGGGTTCG GAATCGCCCCACACTGCCTGGATGAGGGCACTGTGCGGAGTGTGGTCATTGAGGAGTTCAATGGCAGCGACTGGGAGAAGGCCATGAAGGAGCACAAGACCATCAAGAACATGTCTAAGGAGTGA